In Mycobacterium tuberculosis H37Rv, a single window of DNA contains:
- the narU gene encoding nitrite extrusion protein NarU (Belongs to the nark/NASA family of transporters.) has protein sequence MALTTAPAIDYALPRQQDEGDHWIDDWRPEDPVFWETIGRPIARRNLIFSIFAEHVGFSVWMLWSIVVVQMTAAAPGHPAASGWALSASQALCLVAVPSGVGAFLRLPYTFAIPIFGGRNWTTVSAALLVIPCLLLAWAVSHPSLPFAVLVVIAATAGFGGGNFASSMANISFFYPEKDKGWALGLNAAGGNIGVAVVQKIIPPIVVAGSGVALSRAGLFFVPLAVAAAVCAFLFMNNLTEAKADVKPVWQSLRHADTWIMSLLYIGTFGSFIGYSAAFPTLLKTVFGRGDIALGWAFLGAGIGSLVRPLGGKLADRIGGARITAASFVMLAAGAAAALWSVQSVNLPVFFVSFMFLFVATGIGNGSSYRMISRIFQVKGEVAGGDPETMVNMRRQAAGALGIISSIGAFGGFVVPLAYAWSKVHFGNIEPALHFYVAFFLALLVVTWYCYLRRTTPMGQVGV, from the coding sequence ATGGCACTCACCACCGCCCCGGCAATCGATTATGCGCTGCCACGCCAGCAGGATGAGGGCGATCACTGGATCGACGACTGGCGCCCGGAAGACCCGGTGTTCTGGGAGACGATCGGCAGGCCGATCGCCCGCCGTAACCTGATCTTCTCCATCTTCGCCGAGCACGTCGGCTTCAGCGTGTGGATGCTGTGGAGCATCGTGGTTGTCCAGATGACCGCCGCCGCTCCCGGGCACCCCGCCGCGTCCGGCTGGGCGCTGTCCGCCAGCCAGGCCCTATGTTTGGTCGCCGTCCCCAGCGGTGTCGGGGCGTTCCTCCGGCTGCCGTACACCTTCGCGATCCCGATCTTTGGTGGCCGCAACTGGACGACCGTCTCGGCGGCGCTGCTGGTGATCCCGTGCCTGCTGCTGGCTTGGGCGGTGAGCCACCCTTCCCTGCCGTTCGCGGTGTTGGTGGTGATCGCGGCCACCGCCGGTTTCGGTGGCGGCAACTTTGCCTCATCGATGGCCAACATCTCGTTCTTCTACCCGGAGAAGGACAAGGGTTGGGCGCTGGGCCTGAACGCGGCCGGAGGCAACATCGGGGTGGCGGTGGTGCAGAAGATCATTCCGCCCATCGTGGTCGCCGGCAGTGGGGTGGCACTGTCGCGTGCCGGACTGTTCTTCGTGCCCTTGGCCGTCGCCGCCGCGGTGTGCGCATTCCTGTTTATGAACAACCTCACGGAGGCCAAGGCCGATGTGAAGCCGGTGTGGCAGTCGCTGCGGCATGCCGACACCTGGATCATGTCGCTGCTGTACATCGGCACCTTTGGGTCGTTCATCGGGTATTCGGCGGCCTTCCCGACGTTGCTCAAGACCGTGTTTGGCCGTGGTGACATCGCGTTGGGTTGGGCCTTCCTCGGCGCGGGCATCGGTTCCCTGGTCCGTCCGCTGGGCGGCAAGCTCGCCGACCGGATCGGCGGTGCGCGGATCACCGCGGCCAGTTTCGTCATGCTGGCGGCCGGGGCGGCTGCGGCGTTGTGGTCGGTGCAGTCGGTCAATCTGCCGGTGTTCTTCGTCAGCTTCATGTTCTTGTTCGTTGCCACCGGCATCGGCAATGGTTCGAGCTACCGGATGATCTCGAGGATCTTCCAGGTCAAAGGCGAAGTCGCCGGCGGGGATCCGGAAACGATGGTGAACATGCGCCGACAGGCCGCCGGAGCGCTGGGCATCATCTCCTCGATCGGCGCGTTCGGCGGGTTTGTGGTGCCGCTGGCCTACGCCTGGTCGAAGGTGCACTTCGGCAATATCGAACCCGCCCTGCACTTCTACGTGGCGTTCTTCCTTGCCCTGCTCGTCGTCACCTGGTACTGCTACCTGCGTAGAACCACCCCCATGGGCCAGGTGGGGGTGTAG